The following proteins are co-located in the Nerophis ophidion isolate RoL-2023_Sa linkage group LG04, RoL_Noph_v1.0, whole genome shotgun sequence genome:
- the thoc2 gene encoding THO complex subunit 2 isoform X1, producing MATLILPGEWIKNWEKNGKHEFAKLCKGLTEKIEHGCQTKEIQTALYEVCWQVVQGNLKLDLIVNVLGEMMELRDDMTSILADVFSILDVETVALEDKHKRDQYIQLVGACLVCVPETILKERLDPETLESLGLIKQAHQFNQKIVKIKTKLFYKQQKFNLLREENEGYAKLITELGQDLSGSITSHIVLESIKSLIGCFNLDPNRVLDIILEVYESRSDQDEFFLSLIKSYMCEPLTLCHILGFKFKFYQEPNEETPKSLYHIAAALLQHNLIDLEDLYVHLLPVDATIVEEHKRVLSEAKQIARRLVMVVVPSEKSEDKEKEKDKEEEKTEQPLDNQKLGLLEALLRIGDWQHALCIMDQLPSFYATSHKSIALALCQLLHLTVDPLYRGSGLPKGARGRVTHPLKNKRVPRPAESFEDLRRDTFGMLGYLGPHLAHDPILFAKIVRLGKAFMKEYQCSEGSDVKDKMETLLSCFLSIADQVLLPSLSLMDCNACMSEELWGFFKLFPYHHRYRLYGQWKNETYSSHPLLVKVKAQTVERAKYIMKRLTKENVKQSGRQVGKLSHSNPTIFFEYMLSQIQWYDNLIAPVVDSLKYLTSLNYDVLAYCIIEALANPEKEKMKHDDTTISSWLQSLAILCGAVFRKYPIELAGLLQYVANQLKAGKSFDLLILKEVVQKMAGIEITDEMTSEQLEAMTGGEQLKAEGGYFGQIRNTKKSSQRLKDALLDHEFALPLCILISQQRNCVVFLEGGEKHLKLVGHLYDQCHDTLVQFGGFLASNLSTEDYIKRVPSIDILCNQFHIPHDAAFFLSRPMYAHQILSKYDELKKAEKGNRQQQKVQKYVAACEHVMTPVHEAVVSLHPPRVWEDLRPQFYATFWSLTMYDLAVPHSAYEREINKLKAQIKAIEDNPEIPMNKKKKEKERCTALQEKLQEEEKKQLEHVQRVLHRLKLEKDKWLMTKSTKNETITKFLQLCLFPRCIFSSIDAVYCARFVELVHQQMTPNFCTLLCYDRVFSAIIYTVASCTENESHHYGRFLCCMLETVTRWHSDRAVYEKECGNYPGFLTILRATGFDGGQQANPLDYENFRHVVHKWHYMLTKASVHCLETGDYTHIRNILIVLIKILPCYPKVLNLGQALEYRVHKICAKEKDKRPDLFALAMGYSGRLKSQKVHMVPENEFHHKEPPVRNATPASQQNGPSSMTKPVTTTIKTEDGISEDGERGKDKSQTTKPITKANSAAAKVTTSNGNGAPNSTKAVKERDDKEKSSKEKKEKKEKTPGSTPETKADARREKLREERAGKDDRVVREGKEKTPKVDRDKVKAEEKNKDDKAKAGNGESTEPCRERDAIKESKSKEKGDRIVVTTSLKSPVPRSETAESERDHKRRKLDGHSSPSHSSSVKLICHLHSSPQDNSNDPKESTSKHHINYISVSRSKSREREQEKKDPENALGRCKEKKEEKERKDRKRDHVVPEQEFSQEPKRRKDENGTNLSKNSQSVSPCDSPVSMEKEKSKRSKSSSKEKSDSVKPERTSTGGKKESRHEKKEKRDSSGGKEEKKHHKSSDKHR from the exons TGCAAAACTCTGCAAAGGACTCACAGAGAAAATAGAGCATGGATGTCAGACTAAAG AAATCCAGACAGCCTTATATGAGGTCTGCTGGCAAGTTGTACAGGGTAACCTCAAGTTGGACCTCATCGTGAACGTCCTTGGGGAGATGATG GAACTCCGAGATGACATGACATCAATTTTAGCAGATGTGTTTAGTATTCTAG ATGTAGAAACTGTTGCACTGGAGGACAAACACAAGCGCGACCAATATATCCAGTTGGTGGGAGCGTGTTTG GTTTGTGTTCCAGAGACCATTTTGAAGGAGCGCCTGGATCCAGAAACCCTTGAATCTCTTGGACTTATAAAACAAGCTCATCAGTTTAATCAGAAGATTGTAAAGATCAAGACGAAACTATT TTACAAGCAACAGAAGTTCAACTTGCTAAGGGAGGAAAACGAAGGCTACGCCAAACTGATCACAGAACTCGGCCAAGACCTGTCCGGTAGCATCACCAGTCACATTGTACTGGAAAGCATCAAGTCACTGATAG GATGTTTTAATTTGGATCCTAACCGTGTTTTGGACATAATCCTGGAAGTGTATGAGAGTCGATCAGACCAAGATGAGTTCTTTTTGTCCCTCATCAAGTCCTACATGTGCGAGCCACTGACTCTTTGCCACATCCTTGGCTTTAAATTCAAATTTTATCAG GAACCAAATGAGGAAACTCCTAAGTCTTTGTATCACATTGCTGCTGCTCTGCTTCAGCACAACCTGATTGATTTGGAGGATCTTTATGTACAT CTTTTGCCAGTAGATGCTACAATTGTAGAAGAACACAAACGAGTTCTTTCAGAGGCCAAACAGATTGCCCGCAGGCTAGTCATGGTTGTGGTGCCTTCAGAAAAAAGTGAAGACAAGGAAAAAGAGAAAGACAAGGAAGAAGAGAAAACTGAGCAG CCTCTTGACAACCAGAAACTTGGTTTGTTGGAAGCACTTCTCAGGATTGGAGACTGGCAACATGCTCTGTGTATAATGGACCAGTTGCCTTCCTTCTATGCTACTTCGCATAAGTCCATTGCACTGGCACTCTGCCAGCTGTTACACCTGACAGTGGATCCTCTTTACCGCgg GTCTGGCCTCCCAAAAGGTGCAAGGGGACGCGTGACGCATCCACTGAAGAACAAGCGGGTACCACGCCCTGCAGAGAGCTTTGAAGACTTGCGCAGGGACACATTCGGCATGCTCGGTTACCTGGGCCCTCACCTTGCTCACGACCCCATCCTCTTTGCCAAGATTGTACGCCTTGGCAAGGCTTTCATGAAAGAG TATCAATGCAGCGAGGGCTCAGATGTCAAAGACAAAATG GAAACACTTTTAAGTTGCTTCCTGAGCATTGCAGACCAGGTGCTGCTACCTTCCCTTTCTCTGATGGATTGTAACGCTTGTATGTCTGAGGAGCTTTGGGGTTTCTTTAAACTCTTTCCCTACCATCACAG GTACCGTTTATATGGACAGTGGAAGAACGAAACCTATTCCAGCCACCCTTTGCTGGTCAAAGTCAAAGCGCAAACTGTGGAAAGGGCTAAGTATATTATGAA GCGGTTGACCAAAGAGAATGTGAAACAGTCTGGGAGACAGGTTGGCAAACTGAGCCACAGCAACCCCACCATTTTTTTTGAATAT ATGCTGTCTCAAATCCAGTGGTATGATAACCTCATTGCCCCAGTGGTGGACTCCTTGAAATACCTCACCTCCCTCAACTACGATGTCTTAGCCT ATTGCATAATAGAAGCTCTGGCCAATCCCGAGAAGGAGAAGATGAAGCATGATGACACAACCATCTCATCATGGCTACAGA GCCTGGCAATTTTGTGTGGAGCCGTCTTTCGGAAATATCCTATTGAATTGGCCGGCCTTCTTCAGTACGTTGCCAATCAGTTAAAAGCAGGAAAAAG TTTTGACCTGCTCATTCTAAAGGAGGTTGTGCAGAAAATGGCTGGCATTGAGATCACCGATGAAATGACGTCAGAGCAGCTTGAGGCAATGACTGGAGGGGAACAACTCAAAGCTGAG GGCGGCTACTTTGGTCAGATCAGGAACACTAAAAAGTCATCACAGCGTCTGAAGGATGCTCTTCTGGATCATGAATTTGCTCTGCCACTGTGTATACTCATATCTCAGCAAAGAAATTGTGTAGTTTTCCTAGAGGGTGGAGAGAAACATCTCAAACTAGTCGGTCACCTCTATGACCAG TGTCATGACACACTGGTCCAGTTTGGGGGCTTCCTGGCCTCCAACCTCAGCACAGAGGACTACATCAAGCGTGTTCCCTCCATTGACATTCTTTGTAACCAGTTCCACATTCCACATGATGCTGCCTTCTTCCTCTCTCGACCAATGTATGCCCATCAAATTTTG TCCAAATATGATGAGCTTAAAAAAGCAGAGAAAGGCAACCGGCAACAGCAGAAGGTGCAGAAGTATGTGGCGGCCTGTGAACATGTGATGACACCAGTACACGAGGCTGTGGTGTCCCTCCATCCACCCAGGGTTTGGGAAGATCTACGACCCCAATTCTACGCCACCTTCTGGTCTCTTACCATGTATGACCTGGCTGTGCCCCATTCGGCCTATGAGCGGGAGATCAATAAACTCAAGGCGCAGATCAAGGCTATCGAAGATAATCCTGAAATT CCTATGAATAAGAAAAAGAAAGAGAAGGAACGGTGCACTGCTTTGCAGGAAAAACTGCAGGAGGAGGAGAAAAAACAGTTGGAGCACGTCCAAAGGGTGCTCCATCGCCTCAAACTGGAGAAAGACAAATGGTTGATGACCA AATCCACAAAAAATGAGACCATAACAAAGTTCCTGCAGCTCTGTCTGTTCCCACGCTGTATCTTCTCCTCCATCGACGCTGTGTATTGTGCCCGCTTTGTCGAGCTAGTTCACCAGCAAATGACACCCAACTTCTGCACACTCCTTTGCTACGACCGG GTATTCTCAGCTATCATTTACACTGTGGCCAGTTGTACAGAGAATGAGTCCCATCACTACGGGCGCTTCCTTTGCTGCATGCTGGAGACAGTGACCCGTTGGCATAGCGATCGTGCAGTCTATGAGAAG GAGTGTGGTAATTACCCCGGATTTCTAACCATCTTGAGAGCCACTGGCTTTGACGGAGGTCAACAAGCAAATCCCCTGGATTATGAAAACTTCAGGCATGTGGTGCACAAATGGCATTACATGTTGACTAAA GCTTCAGTTCATTGCTTGGAAACTGGAGATTACACTCACATCCGAAACATCCTCATCGTTCTCATCAAGATTCTGCCGTGTTACCCCAAGGTTCTGAATCTGGGCCAAGCGCTGGAGTACCGTGTCCACAAGATCTGCGCTAAGGAGAAGGACAAGAGGCCAGACCTCTTTGCCTTAGCCATGGG TTACTCAGGTCGGTTGAAAAGCCAGAAGGTGCATATGGTCCCTGAGAATGAGTTTCATCATAAGGAGCCGCCAGTACGCAATGCCACCCCTGCCAGTCAGCAGAATGGCCCCAGCAGCATGACCAAGCCTGTCACTACCACAATCAAGACAGAGGATGGTATCTCAGAGGATGGTG AGCGGGGGAAAGATAAATCTCAGACCACCAAGCCAATAACCAAAGCCAACAGTGCAGCAGCAAAAGTGACAACTAGCAATGGGAATGGTGCTCCTAATAG CACTAAAGCCGTGAAAGAGCGGGACGACAAAGAGAAGAGCAGCAaggagaaaaaagagaaaaaagaaaagacacCAGGCAGCACTCCAGAAACGAAGGCAGATGCTCGCCGAGAGAAGCTGAGAGAGGAGAGAGCAGGAAAGGATGATCGGGTGGTTCGCGAGGGTAAGGAGAAGACGCCCAAAGTCGACCGAGACAAAGTCAAAGCTGAGGAGAAGAACAAAGATGACAAGGCCAAAGCAGGCAACGGGGAGTCCACGGAGCCTTGCAGAGAGCGCGATGCTATCAAGGAGTCTAAGAGCAAGGAAAAAGGAGACCGGATCGTTGTGACCACATCCCTCAAGTCACCTGTTCCAAGATCAGAGACAGCTGAATCTGAGAGGG ATCACAAAAGACGAAAGCTCGACGGTCACTCTTCTCCGTCCCACTCCTCGTCTGTTAAG CTCATCTGTCATCTCCATTCATCCCCACAGGACAATAGCAACGATCCCAAGGAGTCCACATCCAAG CACCACATCAACTACATTTCTGTATCCCGGTCCAAAAGCAGAGAGAGGGAGCAGGAGAAGAAAGATCCCGAGAATGCACTTGGCCGATGCAAAGAGAAGAAAGAAGAAAAGGAGCGCAAAGACAGGAAGAGA GACCATGTTGTCCCCGAGCAAGAGTTCAGCCAAGAACCCAAACGCAGAAAGGACGAGAACGGAACCA ATTTGTCTAAAAACAGTCAGAGTGTAAGTCCTTGTGACTCACCCGTCTCCATGGAAAAAGAGAAGAGTAAAAGATCGAAATCTTCCAGCAAAGAGAAAAGTGACTCTGTGAAGCCTGAGAGGACTTCTACTGGAGGGAAAAAG GAGTCTCGACACGAAAAGAAAGAGAAGAGAGACAGCAGCGGAGGAAAGGAAGAGAAAAAACA TCATAAGTCGTCAGACAAGCACAGATAA